CAgctgcgcccgccgccgtgcgccgcggcggcggcgggggtggcgTGCGAGCAGGCCACACCGGTGCAGATGGGCGTGCTCTACGTCTGCCTCTACCTCATCGCGCTCGGCACCGGCGGCCTCAAGTCCAGCGTCTCCGGGTTCGGCACCGACCAGTTCGACGACCGCGACGACCGGGAGCGCGCCGCCATGGGCCTCTTCTTCAACCgcttcttcctcttcatcaGCTCCGGCACGCTGCTCGCTGTCACCGTGCTCGTCTACGTCCAGGACCACGTCGGCCGGAGCTGGGCCTACGGCATCTGCGCCGGCGCCATgctcgtcgccatcgccgtcttCCTCTCCGGCACCAGGAGGTACCGCTACAAGCGGAGCTCCGGGAGCCCCATCGTGCACATCCTCCAggtgctcgtcgccgccgcccggaaGCGCGGGCTCAAGCAGccgctcaccgccgccgcgctctacGAGGACCGCCCCGACCACGCCCGGATCCCCCACACCGCCCAGTTCCCCTGCCTGGACAGGGCGGCGGTgatggccggcgacgacgacaacgaggTGGTCGGGCCGGacgggcgggcggcgccgaACCCGTGGAAGCTCTGCTCGGTGTCgcgggtggaggaggtgaagaTGCTGGCGCGGCTGATGCCGGTGTGGGCGACGACGATCCTCTTCTGGACCATCTACGCGCAGATGATCACCTTCTCCGTCGAGCAGGCCACCACCATGGACCGCCGCATCGGCGGCTTCGAGATCCCGGCCGCCTCGCTCACCGTCTTCTTCGTCGGCGCCATCATGGTCACCCTCGCCGTCTACGACCGCGTCTTCATCCCGGTCTGCCGCACCCTCACCGGCAAGCAGGGCTTCACCAACCTGGAGAAGATCGGCATCGGCCTCGCCCTCTCCGTCGTCGgtatggccgccgccgccctctgcGAGAAGAAgcgcctctccgccgccgccgccgcaacgccGGTGCCGATCAGCGTGTTCCTGCTGACGCCGCAGTTCCTGCTGgtgggcgccggcgaggcgttCATCTACACGGGGCAGCTGGACTTCTTCATCACGAGGTCGCCCAAGGGGATGAAGACGATGAGCACGGGGCTGTTCCTGACGACGCTGTCGCTGGGCTTCTTCCTCAGCAGCGCGCTCGTCTCGCTCGTCAAGGGCGCCACCGCCTGGCTCGCCGACACCATCGACCGCAGCCGCCTCGACTACTTCTACTggctcctcgccgtcctcaGCGCCCTCAACCTCGCCGCCTACCTCGTCTGCGCCATGTGGGCCACCGCcaagcctccgccgccgccgcagcagcagcaccagctCGCCATGgcggtcgccgacgccgacgacaaATGCTAGCTAGTACCTATATACATACAGAGAGATCATACACTCCAATATGTATAAGCACTTGGCTAtggttagttaattaatcaagagGCATTTTACAGATTATGTGCCCCTTCATGCAGTAGTTCTTCATGCAAGCTCAGTGTTCGGTGTTCACTCGTGATTAATGATGAAACTAAGAAACATCTGAGATTAAATTAATAAGATCACCCTTTTTAGTTCTCAGCTCAGTGTTCAGTGTTCACTCATGATTAATGGTGAAACTAAGAAACATCTGAAATTAAATTCACTAGATGTATACCCGCGCGTTGCTGGGGGAGAACTTTGtgataatatagtagatataaattaaaaaattcttacttaatataagatttttttcatgtgtttatatatttttgtgcgtttatcaattatccataAGTTATAAATGATTCGGTTATATGGCGTGCCTTTTGAGAAAAGATATGTAAATTACactcttgatgaatcatccaAAGGCTAATTGAGGTAATGTGAAGAGATGTAAtttacacccttcatacattattctaaagctaaaaacaattgagatgaTATGGCTTAATTTACACCCTTAATGTATCAttctaagactaaaaataattaagatgatgTGGCTTCATGAGAGAATAGAGAATGTCATTAACTTTATTAACTTTATAGGAAGTAGGGGATGTGTAAggtatcgtt
This is a stretch of genomic DNA from Oryza brachyantha chromosome 1, ObraRS2, whole genome shotgun sequence. It encodes these proteins:
- the LOC102700581 gene encoding protein NRT1/ PTR FAMILY 6.2; this translates as MEGKKTTTERSPWSGGDGGGNVVRDAVDYRGCPADRAATGGWVAAALVLGIELCERLSTMGIAVNLVTYLTGTMHLPSAAAANVVTDFMGTSFLLCLLGGFLADSFLGRYLTIAVFALVQAVGTGLLAVSTLMHQLRPPPCAAAAAGVACEQATPVQMGVLYVCLYLIALGTGGLKSSVSGFGTDQFDDRDDRERAAMGLFFNRFFLFISSGTLLAVTVLVYVQDHVGRSWAYGICAGAMLVAIAVFLSGTRRYRYKRSSGSPIVHILQVLVAAARKRGLKQPLTAAALYEDRPDHARIPHTAQFPCLDRAAVMAGDDDNEVVGPDGRAAPNPWKLCSVSRVEEVKMLARLMPVWATTILFWTIYAQMITFSVEQATTMDRRIGGFEIPAASLTVFFVGAIMVTLAVYDRVFIPVCRTLTGKQGFTNLEKIGIGLALSVVGMAAAALCEKKRLSAAAAATPVPISVFLLTPQFLLVGAGEAFIYTGQLDFFITRSPKGMKTMSTGLFLTTLSLGFFLSSALVSLVKGATAWLADTIDRSRLDYFYWLLAVLSALNLAAYLVCAMWATAKPPPPPQQQHQLAMAVADADDKC